The nucleotide sequence CTGAATACACGCCTGCAGAAAAATCACGGGTGGAGGTTGTATCTTCAGACAGTTTATGCGCGAGCTTACCCGCGGCTCATTGGCCAGCAGCGTGAAAAGTCATGGCTGTTCTTCGATATCTTCATGCCCCTCCTTTCCGTGTTTGCCTATGTATTTGTGTACCGCGCCATTGGCGCCCCAGAAGATTACGTCGGGTTTGTCGTTGTCGGTGGAGCGATGATCGCCTTTTGGATGAATGTCTTGTGGAGCATGTCCAGCCAGCTTTATTGGGAAAAGGAACAGGGCAACCTGGCCTTGTATATCATCAGCCCCGCTTCGATGATGGCCATTCTGCTTGGCATGGCGTTGGGAGGCTTGCTGGCTACCACCCTGCGCGCATTCGTGATCATTGTTGTGGGAAGCTTTTTATTCAAGGTTAGCTATTCAGTCAGCAGCTTCGCTCAGCTTTTTGCCGTGTTTTTCCTTACCATGGTTGCCCTGTATGGCCTTGGCATGATGGCTGCCTCTCTCTACCTGCTGCTCAGCCGCGAGGCCTGGCATATCTCCAACCTGGCCCAGGAGCCGGTGTTCCTGTTCTCTGGTTTTTATTTTCCCATCAAGAACTTTGGCTTTTGGATCTCCGCGGCGGCCTCATTTATCCCTCTCACCTTGGGGATGGATGCCATGCGCCAGCTGGTCTTTGCCAGTGGACCTTCACTGGGCTTTCTATCTGTCAAGGTCGAGATCATCATCTTGTGTATCTTGTGTGTTGTGTTTGTAATCGCCGCCCGCCTGATGCTGTCCTATATGGAAAAATTGGCCATCCGGGAAGGGCGTCTCACCGAAAACCGGCGCTAACAAACATCGAGGTTTTCTATGCAGTCAGCTGATATGCAAAATACAAGCAAGGGAATGCTAAATTTAGCCCGTTCCTTCCGCATCGCCGCCTGGTTGGGCTGGCAGATCGAGTCTAATTGGACCGACCCTTTCCTCTTCGCTATATACTCAATTATTAAACCTCTGGCCGGTGCGGCTATCCTGGTGGTAATGTACAGTGTCATCACCAGCGGTAACTTTGCTTCGCCCCAATTTACTTACATTTACCTGGGCAATGCCTTTTATATCTATGTGGCTTCTGTGATGACCGGCATCTCTTGGGCAGTGTTGGACGACCGTGAGCACTATAAGACCCTCAAGTACATGTATATTGCTCCGATCAATATGCGCGCCTATCTTATGGGTCGCGGGGTCGCAAAGTTCCTGGTCGGATCCATTTCGGTTTTCATCACCATTTTTATCGGCGTGCTTTTCTTACATGTCAATATTGTGCTGGCCGAAGTGAATTGGCCGCTCTTTGTTGGTTCGATAGCCATCGGTATTCTCATGCTGGCGATGATGGGCTTGATCCTCGCCGGGATCAGCTTGCTGATTGTCCAGCATGTTTGGTTCATTGGCGATGCGGTCGCTGGAGCGCTTTTCCTGTTCAGCGGTGCTATCTTCCCCCTATCAGTCTTACCCGCCTGGATTCGTTGGGTTGGCTACCTCAACCCTATCACTTACTGGCTTGAAATCTTACGCCGTTCCCTAGTCGGGTCAGTAGCTGAGGCATTTCCGACCTTCCAGAATTTAAGCAACTGGCAGATCGTTGGCATCCTCATCATTCTAACCGTTGCCTTTGGGATCGCCTCCTACTATCTGTTCCGCTATTGTGAGCATGTCGCCCGTGAGCGCGGCCTGATCGACATGGTGACGAATTATTAATGTTTGATCACTTTTCGGTGTAGAAATTCTAATGCCTGAAGCTCAATCAGTTAGCAATTTGCTCTCAACCATTGCTATCGGCAAACTTTCATCCTCCCCCATCGGTCCTTTATGGATAGCTGTTACGACACACGGCCTTGTCCGGGTCGAGTGGGACATGTCAGTGGCTGAATTTATCAACCTGGTAAGCACGACTCATGCTGCACCGGTAATCTATGACGATTCACGTACTTCTTCCGCCCTCCAGCAGCTATCCGAATATCTGCAGGGTACTCGCCGCCAGTTCA is from Anaerolineales bacterium and encodes:
- a CDS encoding ABC transporter permease, encoding MKDNSAPAPLTLSKQDNLDLFLNTRLQKNHGWRLYLQTVYARAYPRLIGQQREKSWLFFDIFMPLLSVFAYVFVYRAIGAPEDYVGFVVVGGAMIAFWMNVLWSMSSQLYWEKEQGNLALYIISPASMMAILLGMALGGLLATTLRAFVIIVVGSFLFKVSYSVSSFAQLFAVFFLTMVALYGLGMMAASLYLLLSREAWHISNLAQEPVFLFSGFYFPIKNFGFWISAAASFIPLTLGMDAMRQLVFASGPSLGFLSVKVEIIILCILCVVFVIAARLMLSYMEKLAIREGRLTENRR